In the Kribbella sp. NBC_00482 genome, one interval contains:
- a CDS encoding DAK2 domain-containing protein — MEELTVDVLRAWARTALADLARARTEIDELNVYPVPDGDTGTNLYLTWEAACEALPKGELTFTEAIQAFGRGALLGARGNSGVITSQLIRACGLRLDENLPHHQTDGVLADPRMSEAAAFADALKFAADAAYGAVAQPVEGTMLTVARAAATGAMTAANDGKALADVCLAAVASARQALTRTTEQLDVLRHAGVVDAGGAGLVVILGAMESVLTGQHVRVDVPARVEPQGESAESQDGSAYEVMYLLDAPDDKIGDFRQTLAALGDSVVVVGGDGLWNVHVHTDDVGAAIEQGIDIGRPHRIRVTHFDDQAHHHEPAPGRAVIAVVAGDGLAGLFAEAGARIIRGAPGRRCSTGELLQAIEQSQAPEIVILPNDQDSIAVAEAAATAARQDGIRVAVIPTRAQVQGLAAIAVHDPDRSFDDDVVHLSAAAGQTRHGAVTIAVKDAWTMAGRCRIGDALGVVDGDFAVITGDLEEAALEVVDRLLGGGGELLTIVTGRDADPALADAVERHVRRQRKDVDVVVYDGGQDRYPLLIGVE; from the coding sequence GTGGAGGAATTGACGGTTGACGTGCTGCGGGCCTGGGCCCGGACGGCACTGGCCGATCTGGCCCGGGCGCGGACCGAGATCGACGAACTGAACGTGTACCCGGTGCCGGACGGCGACACCGGGACCAACCTCTACCTGACCTGGGAAGCCGCCTGCGAGGCGCTGCCCAAGGGCGAGCTGACCTTCACCGAGGCGATCCAGGCCTTCGGCCGCGGCGCGCTGCTCGGCGCCCGCGGCAACTCCGGCGTGATCACCTCCCAGCTGATCCGCGCCTGCGGCCTCCGCCTCGACGAGAACCTCCCGCACCACCAGACGGACGGCGTCCTGGCCGATCCCCGGATGAGCGAGGCCGCCGCCTTCGCCGACGCCCTCAAGTTCGCCGCAGACGCCGCGTACGGGGCCGTAGCGCAGCCCGTCGAAGGCACCATGCTCACCGTCGCGCGCGCCGCCGCCACCGGAGCGATGACCGCCGCGAACGACGGCAAGGCCCTCGCCGACGTCTGCCTCGCCGCGGTCGCCTCCGCCCGCCAGGCCCTCACCAGGACCACCGAACAGCTCGACGTACTGCGGCATGCGGGCGTCGTCGACGCCGGAGGAGCAGGCCTCGTCGTGATCCTGGGTGCGATGGAGTCGGTGCTCACCGGGCAGCACGTGCGGGTCGACGTACCGGCCAGGGTGGAGCCGCAGGGGGAGAGCGCCGAGAGCCAGGACGGGTCCGCGTACGAGGTGATGTACCTGCTCGACGCGCCCGACGACAAGATCGGCGACTTCCGGCAGACCCTGGCCGCTCTCGGCGACTCCGTCGTCGTGGTCGGCGGCGACGGGCTCTGGAACGTCCACGTCCACACCGACGACGTCGGCGCCGCGATCGAGCAGGGCATCGACATCGGCCGGCCGCACCGGATCCGGGTCACCCACTTCGACGACCAGGCGCACCACCACGAACCCGCTCCCGGGCGCGCGGTGATCGCGGTCGTCGCCGGCGACGGGCTCGCCGGCCTGTTCGCCGAGGCCGGCGCCCGGATCATCCGCGGCGCCCCCGGCCGTCGCTGCTCCACCGGCGAACTGCTCCAGGCGATCGAGCAGTCGCAGGCGCCCGAGATCGTGATCCTGCCCAACGACCAGGACTCCATCGCGGTCGCCGAGGCCGCCGCCACCGCCGCCCGCCAGGACGGGATCCGGGTCGCCGTGATCCCGACCCGCGCCCAAGTCCAGGGCCTCGCCGCGATCGCCGTCCACGACCCCGACCGCAGCTTCGACGACGACGTCGTACACCTGTCGGCCGCTGCCGGGCAGACCCGGCACGGCGCCGTCACGATCGCGGTCAAGGACGCCTGGACGATGGCCGGCCGGTGCCGGATCGGCGACGCGCTCGGTGTCGTCGACGGCGACTTCGCGGTGATCACCGGCGACCTCGAGGAGGCGGCGCTGGAAGTCGTCGACCGGTTGCTCGGCGGCGGTGGCGAGCTGCTCACGATCGTCACCGGCCGCGACGCCGACCCCGCCCTGGCCGACGCGGTCGAGCGGCACGTGCGCCGGCAACGCAAAGATGTCGATGTCGTGGTGTACGACGGAGGACAGGACAGGTATCCGCTCCTGATCGGGGTCGAATGA
- a CDS encoding SAM-dependent methyltransferase, which produces MSGGRSVLFSAAADSYELAAREIRGEFGRDVRVQRVGAELGRVDGPPGLTVEAFAAACDAGRIMFVRHLTVEIASFDELPPEYELAEVVLGELPEYPKALAVQAWTDAAGTGGSYYHRLEEALAGRGVAVTRSGQEYVVSCFAGRKAVLLGLNRLADSLSDWPGGRMRLARGDERVSRSEFKLEEAIATFGLELPRGGKAVDLGASPGGWTRILRQHGQEVWSVDPGSLDPRLRGDRRIHHEATTAGRFFAANRVRFDVAVNDMRMDQVTSARMMLDAAAHVRRGGLAIVTLKGGGRNPLDGARRGIEVLGERYDVLHARQLHHNRNEITVVARKHD; this is translated from the coding sequence GTGAGTGGCGGTAGGAGTGTGTTGTTCTCGGCCGCGGCCGACAGTTACGAGTTGGCTGCGCGGGAGATCCGGGGCGAGTTCGGGCGGGACGTGCGGGTCCAGCGGGTCGGCGCGGAGCTGGGGCGGGTGGACGGGCCTCCAGGGCTGACCGTGGAGGCGTTCGCGGCGGCGTGTGATGCGGGGCGGATCATGTTCGTCCGGCATCTGACGGTGGAGATCGCAAGCTTCGACGAGCTGCCGCCGGAGTACGAGCTGGCCGAGGTGGTGCTCGGCGAGCTGCCCGAGTACCCGAAGGCGCTCGCCGTACAGGCTTGGACCGATGCAGCCGGCACCGGCGGGTCCTACTACCACCGCCTGGAGGAGGCCCTGGCCGGCCGTGGAGTGGCCGTCACGCGCTCCGGGCAGGAGTACGTCGTCTCGTGCTTCGCGGGGCGGAAGGCGGTGCTGCTGGGGCTGAACCGGCTCGCGGACAGCCTGTCGGACTGGCCGGGCGGGCGGATGCGGCTGGCTCGGGGTGACGAGCGAGTGTCGCGGTCCGAGTTCAAGCTCGAGGAGGCGATCGCGACCTTCGGGCTGGAGCTGCCGCGAGGCGGGAAGGCGGTCGACCTCGGCGCCTCACCGGGTGGATGGACGCGGATCCTGCGGCAGCACGGGCAGGAGGTGTGGTCGGTCGATCCGGGTTCGCTGGATCCGCGGCTGCGCGGTGATCGCCGGATCCATCACGAGGCGACGACGGCGGGCCGGTTCTTCGCCGCGAACCGGGTCCGGTTCGACGTGGCGGTGAACGACATGCGGATGGACCAGGTGACGAGCGCCCGGATGATGCTGGACGCGGCGGCGCACGTACGGCGCGGCGGTCTCGCGATCGTCACGCTGAAGGGCGGCGGCAGGAACCCGCTGGACGGCGCCCGTCGCGGCATCGAGGTCCTAGGCGAGCGGTACGACGTACTGCACGCCCGACAGTTGCACCACAACCGGAACGAGATCACGGTGGTTGCCCGCAAACACGACTAG
- the rpmB gene encoding 50S ribosomal protein L28, which yields MSKKCDVCGKQPTFGNSVARLGKGAMIRRVKARTPRRFNPNIQPVRAIIKGTPTKMKVCTSCIKAGKVQRVVG from the coding sequence ATGTCTAAGAAGTGCGATGTCTGCGGCAAGCAGCCGACGTTCGGCAACAGCGTTGCCCGCCTGGGTAAGGGCGCGATGATCCGGCGGGTCAAGGCTCGTACGCCCCGCCGGTTCAACCCCAACATCCAGCCGGTCCGCGCGATCATCAAGGGCACGCCCACCAAGATGAAGGTGTGCACCTCCTGCATCAAGGCCGGCAAGGTCCAGCGCGTCGTCGGCTGA
- a CDS encoding aldo/keto reductase — MTDHKLRWGIIGTGNIASRFASQVPTSKTNEVVAVGSRSLESANAFADKWDIANRHGSYDDLLADGTVDAVYIATPHPMHVEWAIKAAEAGKHVLCEKPLAINRAWAEAMIEAAVRNDVFLMEAYMYRCLPQTKLIAQLVRDGEIGTVHQIQATFAFAAGYRPESRIFADDLAGGGILDVGGYPVSMARLIAGAAIGQPYADPAAVSAVGHVGETGADEWTVATLFFDGGVTAQVSTGVRLADQNQVRIFGSEGYLVVEDPWFGGDGKPTHVTLHRVGEEPRDISAEPALIYTAEAEAVQAAVQSGAKQAPEMTWADTLGNLTVQDQWRAAIGQQYASERDDAIIPTATGRPLTRRDDAPMTYGKVPGVDRQVSRLVMGVDNQQTLPHAAVVFDDFVERGGTTFDTAYIYGGGRGEKLLGQWMKSRGNRDDVVVIGKGAHTPYCDPESITRQLHESLERLQTDHVDLYFMHRDNEDIPVSEFVDVLDEHFKAGRIKAFGGSNWSTARFDEANAYAEANSKQPFTLLSNHLSLARAYDVPWAGCRHVADDESQKWLRERQIALFPWSSQARGFFTGRAKPEDTSDQELVRCFYSDENFRRLDRARELAAAKGVEPTAIALAWLLHQPYLVFPLIGPRHVSETRTSTPGLSVTLTDEEVAYLTA; from the coding sequence TTGACTGACCACAAGCTCCGCTGGGGCATCATCGGCACCGGCAACATCGCTTCCCGGTTCGCCAGCCAGGTGCCGACGTCGAAGACCAACGAGGTCGTCGCCGTCGGCAGCCGGTCCCTCGAATCGGCGAACGCCTTCGCCGACAAGTGGGACATCGCCAACCGGCACGGTTCGTACGACGACCTGCTCGCCGACGGAACCGTCGACGCCGTCTACATCGCCACGCCGCACCCGATGCACGTCGAGTGGGCGATCAAGGCGGCCGAGGCCGGCAAGCACGTGCTGTGCGAGAAGCCGCTCGCGATCAACCGCGCGTGGGCCGAGGCGATGATCGAGGCCGCCGTACGCAATGACGTCTTCCTGATGGAGGCGTACATGTACCGGTGCCTGCCGCAGACCAAGCTGATCGCCCAACTGGTCCGCGACGGCGAGATCGGCACCGTCCACCAGATCCAGGCCACGTTCGCGTTCGCCGCCGGGTACCGGCCGGAGAGCCGGATCTTCGCCGACGACCTGGCCGGCGGCGGCATCCTCGACGTCGGCGGTTACCCGGTGTCGATGGCCCGTCTGATCGCCGGCGCGGCGATCGGGCAGCCGTACGCCGACCCGGCCGCCGTCAGCGCGGTCGGCCACGTGGGCGAGACCGGCGCCGACGAGTGGACGGTGGCGACGCTGTTCTTCGACGGCGGCGTGACCGCCCAGGTCAGCACCGGCGTACGGCTCGCCGACCAGAACCAGGTCCGGATCTTCGGCAGCGAGGGCTACCTCGTCGTCGAGGACCCGTGGTTCGGCGGCGACGGCAAACCGACCCACGTCACCCTGCACCGGGTGGGGGAGGAGCCGCGGGACATCTCCGCGGAGCCGGCGCTGATCTACACGGCCGAGGCCGAGGCCGTGCAGGCGGCGGTCCAGTCCGGGGCCAAGCAGGCGCCGGAGATGACCTGGGCCGACACTCTCGGGAACCTCACGGTCCAGGACCAGTGGCGGGCCGCGATCGGGCAGCAGTACGCGAGCGAGCGGGACGACGCGATCATCCCGACCGCGACCGGACGGCCGCTCACCCGCCGCGACGACGCCCCGATGACGTACGGCAAGGTGCCGGGCGTCGACCGGCAGGTCTCGCGGCTCGTCATGGGCGTCGACAACCAGCAGACGCTGCCGCACGCAGCGGTCGTCTTCGACGACTTCGTCGAGCGCGGCGGTACGACGTTCGACACGGCGTACATCTACGGCGGCGGACGCGGCGAGAAGCTGCTCGGGCAGTGGATGAAGTCGCGCGGCAACCGGGACGACGTCGTGGTGATCGGCAAGGGCGCGCACACGCCGTACTGCGATCCCGAGTCGATCACCCGGCAGCTGCACGAGAGCCTCGAACGACTGCAGACCGACCACGTCGACCTGTACTTCATGCACCGCGACAACGAGGACATCCCGGTCTCGGAGTTCGTCGACGTCCTCGACGAGCACTTCAAGGCCGGCCGGATCAAGGCGTTCGGCGGCTCCAACTGGTCCACCGCGCGCTTCGACGAGGCCAACGCGTACGCCGAGGCGAACAGCAAGCAGCCGTTCACGCTGCTCAGCAACCACCTCAGCCTCGCGCGGGCGTACGACGTACCGTGGGCGGGCTGCCGGCACGTGGCCGACGACGAGTCGCAGAAGTGGCTGCGCGAGCGGCAGATCGCGCTGTTCCCGTGGTCGAGCCAGGCGCGCGGGTTCTTCACCGGACGCGCCAAGCCGGAGGACACCTCGGACCAGGAGCTCGTGCGCTGTTTCTACTCCGACGAGAACTTCCGTAGGCTCGACCGTGCACGGGAGCTGGCGGCCGCCAAGGGAGTCGAGCCGACCGCGATCGCGCTGGCCTGGTTGCTGCACCAGCCGTACCTGGTGTTCCCGCTGATCGGGCCGCGGCACGTCAGCGAAACACGGACCTCGACACCGGGTCTGTCGGTGACGCTGACGGACGAGGAAGTGGCCTACCTCACTGCCTGA
- a CDS encoding carbohydrate ABC transporter permease: MSVERIRTAVGHIVLMFGVLVSLFPFYWMVVMASNTTPDIFSYPPKLLIGSHLFENMGKVLDNIDFFGSMLLTLIASLGVTVLVLFFDSLAAFAFAKYEFPGRNVLFGLLLATFMIPAQLSLVPQFVTLAEFGWIGSLKALIIPGAANAFGIFWMRQYAKGAIPDELISAAKVDGAGFFRQYLTVGLPVLRPGLAFLGIFTFINVWNDYLWPLIVMTDPNRLTLQVALDQLNGVYGTDYSMVMAGALMSVIPLIGVFLIGARSFIADLAAGAMKF, from the coding sequence ATGTCCGTTGAGCGCATTCGCACCGCCGTCGGTCACATCGTGCTGATGTTCGGCGTGCTGGTCTCGCTGTTCCCGTTCTACTGGATGGTGGTGATGGCCTCCAACACCACCCCGGACATCTTCAGCTACCCGCCGAAGCTCCTGATCGGCTCGCACCTGTTCGAGAACATGGGCAAGGTGCTCGACAACATCGACTTCTTCGGGTCGATGCTGCTCACGCTGATCGCGTCCCTCGGCGTCACGGTCCTGGTGCTGTTCTTCGACTCGCTGGCCGCGTTCGCGTTCGCGAAGTACGAGTTCCCCGGCCGGAACGTGCTGTTCGGGCTGCTGCTCGCGACGTTCATGATCCCGGCCCAGCTGTCGCTGGTGCCGCAGTTCGTGACGCTCGCCGAGTTCGGCTGGATCGGGTCGCTGAAGGCCCTCATCATCCCGGGCGCGGCGAACGCGTTCGGGATCTTCTGGATGCGCCAGTACGCCAAGGGCGCCATCCCCGACGAACTCATCTCGGCCGCCAAGGTCGACGGCGCCGGATTCTTCCGGCAGTACCTCACCGTCGGCCTGCCGGTGCTCCGGCCCGGTCTGGCCTTCCTCGGCATCTTCACCTTCATCAACGTCTGGAACGACTACCTCTGGCCGTTGATCGTGATGACCGACCCGAACCGCCTCACCCTCCAGGTCGCTCTCGACCAGCTGAACGGCGTCTACGGCACCGACTACTCCATGGTGATGGCCGGTGCGCTGATGAGCGTCATCCCGCTGATCGGCGTCTTCCTGATCGGCGCCCGTTCCTTCATCGCCGACCTGGCGGCGGGCGCCATGAAGTTCTGA
- a CDS encoding carbohydrate ABC transporter permease: MAVTSKTAPAAITRPSSTAEKPPNKYKQAFPQYAAVSPFFILFAIFGAFPVLFSIWISFHSWDGIGQMKWVGLEQYHYLLSDATFWKTIGNTLLIWVLSTVPMLLLALVIANALHNATRLRTFYRIAYFIPNVTSVVAITLVFGSIFSNNFGLLNAFLRSIGVGEVQWLTSPWGIKIAIATIVTWRWVGYNAIIYLAGLQAISADVYEAAKVDGASPRQTFWRITVPMMRPVILFTAVTSTIGGLQIFTESRVLFGDTSSIGGPGDAGLTIVSYLYQSAFIKNQFGYGAAVGWALFVLIVLFSIINWRLIGGNDDERLTRRAARRVERRIAAQNAKREAADVR, translated from the coding sequence ATGGCTGTCACCAGCAAGACTGCCCCGGCCGCGATCACCAGGCCGTCCAGCACCGCGGAGAAGCCGCCGAACAAGTACAAGCAGGCCTTCCCGCAGTACGCCGCCGTGTCGCCGTTCTTCATCCTGTTCGCGATCTTCGGCGCGTTCCCGGTGCTGTTCTCGATCTGGATCTCGTTCCACTCCTGGGACGGCATCGGGCAGATGAAGTGGGTCGGCCTGGAGCAGTACCACTACCTGCTCAGCGACGCCACGTTCTGGAAGACGATCGGCAACACGCTGCTCATCTGGGTGCTCTCGACGGTCCCGATGCTGCTGCTGGCGTTGGTGATCGCCAACGCCCTGCACAACGCGACCCGGCTGCGTACCTTCTACCGGATCGCGTACTTCATCCCGAACGTCACCTCGGTGGTCGCGATCACCCTGGTGTTCGGCTCGATCTTCAGCAACAACTTCGGCCTGCTGAACGCGTTCCTGCGCTCGATCGGAGTCGGCGAGGTTCAATGGCTGACCTCGCCGTGGGGGATCAAGATCGCGATCGCGACCATCGTCACCTGGCGCTGGGTCGGCTACAACGCGATCATCTACCTGGCCGGTCTGCAGGCGATCTCCGCCGACGTGTACGAGGCCGCCAAGGTCGACGGCGCCAGCCCGCGGCAGACGTTCTGGCGGATCACCGTCCCGATGATGCGGCCGGTCATCCTGTTCACCGCGGTCACCTCGACCATCGGCGGGCTGCAGATCTTCACCGAGTCCCGGGTGCTGTTCGGCGACACCTCGAGCATCGGCGGCCCCGGCGACGCCGGCCTGACGATCGTCTCGTACCTGTACCAGAGCGCGTTCATCAAGAACCAGTTCGGGTACGGCGCCGCGGTCGGCTGGGCCCTGTTCGTCCTGATCGTGCTGTTCAGCATCATCAACTGGCGGCTGATCGGCGGAAACGACGACGAACGGCTGACCCGACGCGCCGCTCGGCGAGTGGAACGCAGGATCGCAGCCCAGAATGCCAAGAGGGAGGCCGCAGATGTCCGTTGA
- a CDS encoding ABC transporter substrate-binding protein, with product MTLSRRHFLAAGSALAAAGLTGCGSRSSLGGSNELSMWTWVGSVNDDLIGQAEKAIPGYDGMKLAMTRIGSNYKTKVLTALAGKSLVPDIVAINDDVATYFPNADQFHDLNELGAKELEKDFLPWKWKWGVTPAGKMMAYPMDTGPTALFYRTDIFQKAGVDIDPAAVAGLAPDWDTYIALGKKLKQAVPGSAITDNITGIYSYRMAQQSKRYMTPDGQYLGDQDHVRQAFDLAVRVVKEGLSANAQNSTDKNAVVTNGKLVAYIGAVWWAQLGPKNAAPKTKGLWRVTPAPGGAGNRGGSFLAITKYCKNPKAAFAFISWLESAKNQAQAFLDPVLFPSTPASYTDSRLSAPDPFFGGQKIVDVFAESAKKYPGAYFSPYDSIIDTPISSELVNVEASGKDPDQAWADAQRQIERELTRAGAI from the coding sequence GTCGGGTCCGTCAACGACGACCTGATCGGCCAGGCGGAGAAGGCGATCCCGGGGTACGACGGCATGAAGCTGGCGATGACCCGGATCGGCTCCAACTACAAGACCAAGGTACTGACCGCCCTGGCCGGCAAGTCCCTCGTCCCGGACATCGTCGCGATCAACGACGACGTCGCGACGTACTTCCCGAACGCCGACCAGTTCCACGACCTCAACGAGCTCGGCGCGAAGGAGCTCGAGAAGGACTTCCTGCCCTGGAAGTGGAAGTGGGGCGTCACGCCGGCGGGCAAGATGATGGCCTACCCGATGGACACCGGGCCGACGGCCCTGTTCTACCGGACCGACATCTTCCAGAAGGCCGGTGTCGACATCGATCCGGCCGCCGTCGCGGGGCTCGCCCCGGACTGGGACACCTACATCGCGCTCGGCAAGAAGCTCAAACAGGCCGTACCTGGCTCAGCGATCACCGACAACATCACCGGTATCTACTCCTACCGGATGGCGCAGCAGTCCAAGCGCTACATGACGCCGGACGGGCAGTACCTCGGCGATCAGGACCACGTCCGGCAGGCCTTCGATCTCGCCGTCCGGGTGGTCAAGGAAGGTCTCTCGGCGAACGCGCAGAACTCGACCGACAAGAACGCGGTCGTCACCAACGGCAAGCTCGTCGCGTACATCGGGGCCGTCTGGTGGGCCCAGCTCGGGCCGAAGAACGCGGCGCCGAAGACGAAGGGACTCTGGCGGGTCACGCCGGCTCCTGGTGGTGCCGGCAACAGGGGCGGGTCCTTCCTGGCGATCACGAAGTACTGCAAGAACCCGAAGGCTGCGTTCGCGTTCATCAGCTGGCTGGAGTCGGCGAAGAACCAGGCCCAGGCGTTCCTGGACCCGGTCCTGTTCCCGTCCACGCCGGCCAGCTACACCGACTCGCGGCTGAGTGCGCCCGACCCGTTCTTCGGCGGTCAGAAGATCGTCGACGTGTTCGCGGAATCCGCCAAGAAGTACCCGGGCGCCTACTTCTCGCCGTACGACAGCATCATCGACACGCCGATCAGCTCCGAACTCGTGAACGTCGAGGCCTCCGGCAAGGACCCGGATCAGGCCTGGGCCGACGCCCAGCGCCAGATCGAGCGCGAACTCACCCGAGCGGGGGCGATCTGA